One part of the Melitaea cinxia chromosome 8, ilMelCinx1.1, whole genome shotgun sequence genome encodes these proteins:
- the LOC123655686 gene encoding thyrostimulin beta-5 subunit isoform X2 — translation MSCWGYCLSHETADWQFPYKVSYHPVCLHGDRKHASVKLRNCDPGVEPGTDVYHYVEAAYCKCQVCSSEDTSCEWLPPDYFLLDQSIKEELEDME, via the exons ATGTCTTGTTGGGGATATTGTTTATCACACGAG ACAGCAGACTGGCAGTTCCCTTATAAAGTATCATATCATCCTGTCTGCTTGCACGGTGACAGGAAACATGCCTCAGTCAAGCTGCGAAACTGCGATCCTGGTGTGGAACCAGGTACCGACGTATACCACTATGTAGAAGCAGCTTACTGCAAATGCCAG GTATGCTCTTCAGAAGATACGAGCTGCGAATGGCTACCGCCTGACTATTTTCTCCTTGATCAATCTATCAAGGAAGAATTGGAGGACATGGAATAA
- the LOC123655686 gene encoding thyrostimulin beta-5 subunit isoform X1 — MGRSKNNYNLVLVGLMLSCWVANCRNALSSSKCKLRRYTHNAVQIDFNGLRCWDEVEIMSCWGYCLSHETADWQFPYKVSYHPVCLHGDRKHASVKLRNCDPGVEPGTDVYHYVEAAYCKCQVCSSEDTSCEWLPPDYFLLDQSIKEELEDME, encoded by the exons ATGGGAAGAAGTAAAAATAACTACAATTTGGTATTAGTTGGATTAATGCTATCATGTTGGGTTGCAAATTGCAGAAATGCTCTATCGAGTTCTAAATGTAAACTAAGACGATACACCCATAATGCTGTACAGATTGATTTCAATGGGTTACGATGCTGGGATGAAGTCGAAATCATGTCTTGTTGGGGATATTGTTTATCACACGAG ACAGCAGACTGGCAGTTCCCTTATAAAGTATCATATCATCCTGTCTGCTTGCACGGTGACAGGAAACATGCCTCAGTCAAGCTGCGAAACTGCGATCCTGGTGTGGAACCAGGTACCGACGTATACCACTATGTAGAAGCAGCTTACTGCAAATGCCAG GTATGCTCTTCAGAAGATACGAGCTGCGAATGGCTACCGCCTGACTATTTTCTCCTTGATCAATCTATCAAGGAAGAATTGGAGGACATGGAATAA